A window of the Methanobrevibacter sp. genome harbors these coding sequences:
- a CDS encoding DUF169 domain-containing protein, whose protein sequence is MNYQEISNTIKDCLNLKTSPVSVKLFEKQEYADEILEKSDNIMHYQAIITASKGKSFYGTAKEIGCPIGASILGLKEIPEKILNGSQFDKMNVTSTQESGKALIDSVPKNSSKIEAIGYMPLEDSKIKPDVVVIIAKPRQIFDLIRANAHQKGKRMDNSVGGTQSLCGDIVVNSIQTDEPHISFGCMGSHIATELQEDQVIIGIPVSKLEEIANSLKIVNKR, encoded by the coding sequence ATAAATTATCAGGAAATATCAAATACTATTAAAGACTGTCTAAATCTCAAAACCAGTCCTGTCAGCGTCAAATTATTTGAAAAACAAGAATATGCCGATGAAATACTTGAAAAATCAGATAACATAATGCACTACCAGGCAATAATAACTGCAAGCAAAGGAAAATCATTCTACGGAACAGCAAAAGAAATAGGATGCCCAATAGGGGCGAGCATATTGGGATTAAAAGAAATACCTGAAAAAATACTTAACGGATCACAATTCGACAAAATGAATGTGACATCAACACAGGAAAGCGGAAAGGCACTGATTGATTCAGTTCCTAAAAACAGCAGTAAAATAGAAGCAATAGGATATATGCCTCTTGAAGATTCGAAAATAAAACCTGACGTTGTCGTAATCATTGCAAAACCAAGACAAATATTTGATTTGATAAGAGCCAATGCCCATCAGAAAGGAAAAAGAATGGACAACAGCGTTGGAGGAACACAGTCATTATGCGGAGACATTGTAGTCAATTCCATCCAGACAGATGAACCTCACATCTCATTTGGCTGCATGGGCTCACATATAGCAACAGAACTCCAGGAAGATCAAGTTATAATCGGAATACCCGTTTCCAAACTTGAAGAGATAGCCAATTCATTAAAAATTGTGAACAAAAGGTAA
- a CDS encoding DHA2 family efflux MFS transporter permease subunit: MKFENKNGLITLIILIMASAVTLISQSIVTTSLPYYMEDFSISSATVQWTYSVFLLVLGVMIPPTAYITKRFRIKTILTTSLVLFIIGSLLCFLATSFEILIVGRILEAMGTGILMPIGQILIFRIMPEEKWAFFMGLMGFLVGIVPAFGPTMGGIIIDLYDWRVIFEFLAIITFVILISAVLFANFELETQDYPLDFASLILSVLFCAGLMIGFSNIAEFSFSLTHVILPIVIGIITLAIFVKRQNKIEKPLINLNVLKNKYFVYGTVFAALLYFIMCGINVVVPLFVQNVAYYSPTESGLILFPSAIIMIVFNFLSPVMADKIGIKPVLIASSLLNIIGFAAMMTYNMNSTFEYLLITQLIRGIGCGLGLSPAITWAMSVVAGDVEDATAINNTARQVIGAIGSSVTVVVMQILANGNITHNQISVKSFSLTFLMMIIITVILLIITILFIKNKNDIVESYDV, from the coding sequence ATGAAATTTGAAAATAAGAACGGATTAATAACTTTAATTATACTTATAATGGCTTCTGCTGTTACACTGATATCACAAAGTATAGTAACAACAAGCCTGCCGTATTATATGGAGGATTTCTCAATATCTTCTGCAACTGTGCAATGGACATACTCAGTGTTTCTGCTGGTGCTGGGAGTGATGATTCCACCAACTGCATACATTACAAAAAGATTCAGGATTAAAACAATCCTGACAACATCACTAGTTTTATTTATAATAGGTTCATTACTTTGCTTTTTAGCAACAAGCTTTGAAATTTTAATTGTTGGAAGAATCCTTGAAGCTATGGGAACTGGTATTCTCATGCCTATAGGCCAAATTTTGATTTTCAGAATCATGCCTGAAGAAAAATGGGCATTTTTCATGGGATTAATGGGATTTCTTGTTGGAATCGTACCTGCATTTGGGCCGACAATGGGTGGAATCATAATTGATTTGTATGATTGGAGAGTTATTTTCGAATTTTTAGCTATAATCACCTTTGTAATTTTAATTTCAGCGGTTCTGTTCGCAAACTTTGAACTTGAAACCCAGGATTATCCTTTGGATTTTGCATCTTTAATACTGTCAGTACTGTTCTGTGCAGGTCTGATGATTGGCTTTTCAAATATTGCAGAATTTTCATTCAGCTTGACTCATGTAATTTTACCTATAGTTATTGGAATAATCACATTAGCGATATTTGTCAAACGTCAAAACAAAATTGAAAAGCCGTTGATTAATTTAAATGTGCTTAAAAATAAGTATTTTGTATATGGTACTGTTTTTGCAGCATTGCTCTACTTTATCATGTGTGGAATCAATGTGGTGGTGCCTTTATTTGTACAAAATGTTGCATATTACTCTCCAACCGAATCAGGACTCATATTGTTTCCATCAGCAATAATCATGATAGTGTTCAATTTCTTAAGTCCTGTAATGGCAGATAAGATTGGAATAAAACCAGTTTTGATAGCTTCATCACTTTTAAATATAATTGGATTTGCAGCTATGATGACATATAATATGAACTCTACGTTTGAATACCTGTTAATCACTCAGTTAATCAGAGGAATCGGCTGCGGACTCGGATTATCTCCGGCAATTACATGGGCTATGAGTGTTGTAGCAGGTGACGTTGAGGATGCAACTGCAATCAACAATACTGCAAGGCAGGTTATAGGTGCAATAGGTTCATCAGTTACGGTTGTAGTAATGCAGATACTGGCAAACGGAAACATTACACATAATCAGATTTCCGTCAAATCATTTAGCTTGACATTCTTAATGATGATAATAATAACAGTAATTCTATTGATAATAACAATACTGTTTATAAAGAATAAAAATGATATTGTTGAGAGTTACGATGTATAG
- a CDS encoding TetR/AcrR family transcriptional regulator, with protein sequence MKSKDRIVESLIELMKTNEFEAITVKDISELAEVNRSTYYRNFKSKEDIIRYKLELMMDEYLTEYENKSTRTKETYIQTILETFLKYDEFLKTIHRQNQSYILQKVLVNYFNDILKNTSKKERYQVYYHIGGIYNFIICWIENEMEDDVESLAKIGSKITTNIEPYLIN encoded by the coding sequence ATGAAAAGTAAAGACAGAATTGTTGAAAGCCTTATTGAACTGATGAAAACAAATGAATTTGAAGCAATTACAGTGAAAGATATATCTGAACTGGCAGAAGTTAACCGATCCACATATTATCGTAACTTCAAATCAAAGGAAGATATCATCAGATACAAACTCGAGCTGATGATGGACGAATACTTAACCGAATATGAAAATAAATCAACACGTACAAAGGAGACATATATTCAGACAATCCTTGAAACATTTCTGAAATATGATGAATTCCTAAAGACAATCCACAGGCAAAACCAGAGCTACATCCTGCAGAAAGTACTTGTCAACTATTTCAACGACATTTTGAAAAATACTTCTAAAAAAGAAAGATATCAAGTTTATTATCATATCGGAGGAATATACAATTTCATCATTTGCTGGATTGAAAATGAGATGGAAGATGATGTGGAAAGCCTTGCAAAGATAGGTTCCAAGATAACAACAAATATAGAACCCTATCTAATCAATTAG
- a CDS encoding prephenate dehydrogenase — MAEKSNMTIIGGTRGLGRWIAEHLNNDFNITITSRNKASGLEVARELNVDYSNNNIEAIQNADIVIFSVPIEYTAETIKEVAPHAPEGSLLMDVCSIKTEAAEALNKYAPDNVEILPCHPMFGPRVPTIKRQIIVLTPIENRAENWFDRVEKYLTKSECEIVVTTPEEHDKYMSIVQGLTHFSFITLASTIRKLHINVERSRSFSSPIYSLMLDMVSRVIYQNPYLYYSIQKNNKENTHAREVLIKEGAYLSKLIEDGNEEDFVKNMEESSEHLDNREEALIRSDRAIGMLSQKTNVLTKSIGKEVGLKDLHSEKIYVGIVKKVTSKCVILESNDELSLKISTVDILSAKEVFEWKKNNLKLEKFKLSVRLPSSCDEKYLIKMFENIEGVIDVEITNIKQISDSATEFTFEYTTFHRKDKNYVEEYVKGIGGKII, encoded by the coding sequence ATGGCTGAAAAGAGCAATATGACCATTATCGGAGGTACAAGAGGCCTGGGCCGATGGATAGCTGAACATTTAAATAATGATTTCAACATCACAATCACAAGCCGTAACAAGGCTTCAGGACTTGAAGTTGCAAGGGAATTGAATGTTGACTATAGCAATAACAACATTGAAGCAATACAGAATGCAGACATAGTCATTTTCAGCGTACCAATAGAATATACAGCTGAAACCATTAAAGAAGTAGCTCCCCATGCACCGGAAGGATCACTATTGATGGACGTATGCAGCATTAAAACAGAAGCTGCCGAAGCATTGAATAAATATGCTCCAGATAATGTGGAAATCCTGCCTTGCCATCCTATGTTTGGGCCACGAGTTCCTACAATCAAAAGACAGATTATAGTTTTGACCCCTATTGAAAACAGAGCAGAGAACTGGTTCGACCGTGTGGAAAAATATTTAACAAAATCAGAGTGTGAAATTGTCGTAACCACACCCGAAGAGCATGACAAGTACATGAGCATAGTCCAGGGCCTCACTCATTTTTCATTCATTACATTAGCTTCAACAATCAGAAAGCTCCATATCAACGTTGAAAGGTCAAGATCATTTTCAAGCCCAATCTACAGCCTAATGCTAGATATGGTCAGCCGTGTCATATATCAAAACCCTTACCTTTACTATTCAATACAGAAAAATAATAAGGAAAACACCCATGCGAGAGAAGTATTGATTAAAGAGGGAGCATATCTGTCAAAATTAATCGAAGATGGTAATGAAGAGGACTTTGTAAAAAATATGGAGGAATCATCCGAGCATTTGGATAATCGTGAGGAAGCATTGATTCGCTCAGACAGAGCCATAGGAATGCTCAGCCAAAAAACCAATGTCCTGACAAAATCAATTGGCAAGGAAGTGGGCTTGAAGGATTTACATTCTGAAAAAATATATGTGGGCATTGTCAAAAAGGTTACTTCAAAATGCGTAATCTTAGAAAGCAATGATGAACTTTCCTTAAAAATTTCAACTGTTGATATATTATCTGCAAAAGAAGTATTTGAATGGAAGAAAAATAATCTTAAACTTGAAAAATTCAAGTTATCTGTCAGACTGCCATCTAGCTGCGATGAAAAATACCTCATTAAAATGTTTGAAAATATTGAAGGCGTCATTGATGTTGAAATAACAAATATCAAACAAATCAGTGATTCCGCAACAGAATTCACATTTGAGTACACAACATTCCACAGGAAAGATAAAAATTATGTTGAAGAATATGTTAAAGGAATTGGCGGAAAAATTATTTAA
- a CDS encoding MarR family winged helix-turn-helix transcriptional regulator translates to MNNLDFDQRLFRINKLYTEKTNSNLKEFNVTRSDMSFLLTLNEMGEITQKELAKSRNLNNATVTRALERLEKKGFVKRVDDEKDKRKKNVLLTSDGKQIIVKILKTHEAYKKELFKDFDENEFQNLLILMDKLLFKLENF, encoded by the coding sequence ATGAATAATTTGGATTTCGACCAGAGGTTATTTAGAATCAACAAACTGTATACTGAAAAAACAAACAGCAATCTAAAGGAATTTAATGTGACACGTTCGGACATGTCATTTCTTTTAACATTAAATGAAATGGGTGAAATCACCCAAAAGGAATTGGCCAAGTCCAGAAATCTCAATAATGCAACTGTTACACGTGCCCTTGAAAGGCTTGAAAAAAAGGGATTCGTAAAACGGGTGGATGATGAAAAAGATAAGAGAAAAAAGAATGTTTTGCTTACCTCTGATGGAAAGCAAATTATTGTTAAAATCCTAAAAACGCATGAAGCTTACAAAAAGGAATTATTCAAGGATTTTGATGAAAATGAATTTCAAAATCTGTTGATTCTTATGGATAAGCTATTGTTTAAATTGGAAAATTTTTAA